The stretch of DNA CTGCTTCACCGCACCACGCGCAGCATCTCCACCACCGAGGCGGGCAGCAGCCTGTTCGAAAGGCTCTCCCCCGCGCTGCGCGAGATCGGCGAGGCTCTGGAGGCCGTGCATGCCCAGCCGGATCAACCGGCGGGCACGCTGCGCCTCAATGTGCCAGCCAATGTCGCCAAGACCGTGTTGCCCGGCATCATCCCGCGCTTCCTCCACGCGCATCCGCAGATCCGCGTGGAGGTGACGGTGGAGGACACCCATGTCGACATCCTCGCCTCGGGCGCCGATGCGGGCATCCGCTATGAGGAGCGGCTGGAGCAGGACATGATCGCCCTGCCCATCGGGCCGCGCCGGCAAAGGATCATCACCGTGGCCGCGCCCGCCTATCTGGCCGAGCATGGCCGCCCGCAGCATCCGCGCGATCTGCTCGACCACCCATGCCTGCGCCTCCGCTTTTCCAGCGGCGCCATGGCCATCTGGGAGTTCGAGAAGGGCGATGAGGTGATCCGCATCGACCCCAGAGGCCCCTTGCTGGTCCAGCCCGGATCGGCCAGCGACCTGCTGATCGACGCGGCGGTGGAGGGGCTGGGCGTGATGCGCCTGTTCGAGGACTGGCTGGCCCCCGCCCTGCAAAGCGGCGCTCTGGAGCGCATCCTGCCCGAATGGGACGAGGCTTTTGCGGGCCCGATGCTCTATTACTCGGGCCGCCGCCAGGTGCCCGCGCCTTTAAGGGCCTTTATCGACTTCACGCGATAAGGCACGCGGCGGAGCGTGCATCCCCGGTGACGGATCACACTTTGCAGTCAGCTCCTCGCAAATTGCGCGGTGATACCTATGTCGGGGACGGGCCAGTGCTCCGTGCCCATAGTTCAATCGAGGCCGTGACCACCCCATGCCAACGCATCGCCGTACCTTTCTGACATCGGGCACCGCCCTGCTGGCCGGAGCGCTGGCCTCGCGATCCATGGCAGCGCCTCCTCCCACCCCGATCAGCCCGGCGACGCCCATTCCCGTGCCGCCCGCGCCGGGGCGCACCACCGACCTCAATTCGCGCCGCCCCGCGCCCGGCGATCGCAAGTTCACCAGTCCTTCGGTCGAGGCGCGTATCGCCGAGATTTCCAAACAGATCGCGGATCCCGAACTGGCCTGGATGTTCGCCAATTGCTATCCGAACACGCTCGACACCACGGTGCGGATGGGCACGGTGGATGGCAAACCCGATGCTTTCGTCATCACCGGAGACATTCCGTGTTTGTGGCTGCGTGACAGCAGCGCCCAGGTCTGGCCCTATCTTCCGCTGGCCAAGGGCGACCAGCAATTGCAGACGCTGTTCAACGGTTTGATCGCGCGTCAGGCCCGCTGCCTGCTGATCGATCCCTATGCCAATGCCTTTATGCAGAACCCGCAGGCGCGCAGTGATCTGTCATGGGCGCAGCGCGACCTGACGGACATGAAACCGGGCGTGGCCGAGCGCAAATGGGAGCTGGACTCGCTGTGCTGGACGCTGCGTCTGGCCCATGGCTATTGGCAGGCGACCAAGGACAAGCGGCCTTTCGACGCGCTCTGGGCCAGCGGTGCGCGCGCCGCGCTGCGCACCATGCGCGAGCAGCAGCGGCTGCATGACAATGGCCCCTACACCTTCCGCCGCCCGGACGGCAATGCCACCGAGACGCTGATGCTGGGCGGCTATGGCGCGGCCAGCCGCAAGGTGGGGCTGATCCATTCGATGTTCCGCCCCTCCGACGATGCCTGCACCTTTCCTTTCCTGATCCCCTCCAATCTCTTCGCAGCCAGTGCGCTGAAGGGCCTCGCCAAGGTCGCGATGGAGGCACGCGGTGACGCGGCGCTGGCGCGGGACGCCAATGCGCTGGCGCTGCAACTGGACCGCGCCCTGCTGCGCTATGGCCGGATGACGGGACCCGATGGCCATCCGGTCTGGGCCTATGAGGTCGATGGTTTCGGCAATGGCTTCTTTATGGATGACGCCAATGTGCCCGGCCTGTCATCGCTGGCCTATCTGGGCGCCGTGCCGCGCAATGATCCGATCTTCCGGCGCACGGCGGCGCTGTGCTGGTCATCGCGCAACCCCTATTTCTTCAAGGGCGAGGCCGGGGCGGGCATCGGGGGACCGCATGTCGGACTGGGCATGATCTGGCCGATGTCGCTGATCGTGCGGGCCATGACCAGCGACAGCCCGGCGGAAATCCGCGCCCTGCTGCGCACGCTGAAGTCCAGCCATGCCGGCACCGGCTTTATGCATGAGAGCTTCCGTCAGGATGACCCCCGGCACTACACCCGCGCCTGGTTCGCCTGGGCCAACAGCCTGTTTGGCGAGATGATCATGGATGTGGCGCGGCGCTTTCCGACGGTGCTGGCGCAACCGCTCTAAAGCGCCGCTTGGGCCTTAATCCTCGTAGACGATCGACAGCTTGCCGGCCGCCTCGGCAGCGATGCGGCGGGCGCTGTCGGTGTCCTGCGCGCGGGCCAGCGCCACGCCCATGCGGCGATAGGGCCGTGCCGTGGGCTTGGCGAAGATGCGCAGATCGACCGCCTCGCCCGGCGTGGAGAGCGCCTGCGCCTGCCCCTCATAGCGGAACTTCGCCGAATCCCGGTCCGCCAGCAGCACCGCCGAGGCCGAGGGACCGCGCAGCGCGATCTGCGGGATCGGCAGGCCCATGATCGCACGGGCATGCAGGTCGAACTCGTTCAGATCCTGCGAGATCAGCGTTACCATGCCGGTGTCATGCGGGCGCGGCGAGAGTTCGGAAAAGATCACCTCCTCGCCCTTCACGAAGAACTCGACGCCGAACAGGCCGTAGCCGCCCAGATCGTCCACCACCTTGCGCGCCATCTCCTGAGCATCGGCGATGGCCGAGGCGCTCATGGCGGCGGGCTGCCAGCTTTCCTGATAGTCGCCGCGCTCCTGCCGGTGGCCGATGGGCGGGCAGAAATGCACGCCGTCGCGGGCGCGGATCGTCAGCAAAGTGATCTCGTAATCGAAGGCGATGAACTCTTCCACGATCACCCGCTGGCGGTCGCCGCGCATGTTGGCGACGGCATAGGTCCAGGCCGCTTCCAGATCCTGCGCGGAACGCACCGTGCTCTGCCCCTTGCCCGAGGAGGACATGACCGGCTTGATCACACAAGGAAAACCGGTGAAAGCAGCGCCCTCGCGCACCTCCTCAAGGCTCTCGGCATAGCGATAGCGCGAGGTGCGCAGGCCCAGATCCTGCGCCGCCACATCGCGGATGCGGTCGCGGTTCATCGTCAGGATCGTGGCGCGGGCGGAGGGGACGACATTGACGCCCTGCGCCTCGACCTCCGCCAGAACCTCGGTGCGGATCGCCTCGATCTCGGGCACGACGAAATCGGGCTGGTGTTTGGCGATGGCGGCGCGCAGCTTCTCGCCATCGAGCATGGAGAAGACCTCGAAACCGTCGGCCAACTGCATCGCCGGAGCGCCTTCATAGGCGTCGCAGGCGATGACACGGGCGCCCAGCCGCTTGGCCGCGATCACGAACTCCCGCCCCAATTCGCCCGAACCGAGCAGCAAGATGGTTGCCGTGAACGCCATGATCCAAATCCTTCAAGCCAGTGCCGAAGGCCGCCTATAGGCAAAGAGCAGGCCCCTTAGAAAGGGATTTCCTGCCCCTCGTAATCGAACAGCTTGCCGCTGTCCGGGCCCTTCAATTCCTCGATCACATCGAGCAATTGCAGCGCGGCGCGCTCGGCATCGAACAGGCGCCCCGCCGGGACATTGGCCTGAAACGGGCGCGACAGGGCCGTATCGACCGTGCCGGGATGCAGCGCCACCACGATGGCCCGCTCATTGCGGCGGCGCTCCTCGATGGCCAGATTGCGGATCAGCATGTTGAGCGCCGCCTTGGAGGCGCGATAGCCATGCCAACCGCCCAGCCGATTATCGGTGATGGACGCCACCCGTGCGGACAGCGCCGCAAATACCGTCCGCCCGCTTTTGGGCATGAGCGGCAGAAAATGCTTGGCCACCAGCGCCGGCCCCACCGCATTGACGGCATAAAGCTGCGCCAGCCATGCCGGATCGAGATCGCGCAACGCCTTTTCCGGGCCGTGCTCGCCCTCATGCAGCAGCCCCGTCGCCACGATCACCATGGCGGGCGGCGGCCCCTTGGCAACATGGGCGGCAGCGGCGGCTATGCTCGCCTCATCGAGCAGATCGAGATGCTGCGCCCCGCCGCGCGACCGGGCGAAACCATGCACCACCTCATAGGCGCCTTCCTCGATCAGCGCGGCCTCGAAGGCGGCGCCGATCCCGCCCGAGGCGCCGATGACGATGGCCGATCCCTTGCTCATGCGCGGGTGAAGCGCCAGCGGTCTGGCTCGCTTTCGGCGGCATCGAAACGATAGCCGTCGGTGTCGAAGCCGCGCATGGCGTCCACATCGGTGATATGATGCTCGCACATCCAGCGCGCCATCATGCCGCGCGCCTTCTTGGCGTGGAAGCTGATGAAACGCGGACCGTCCGGGCCGGGTTCGCGGAACTCGACCTCGATCACGCGCAGCCCCGGCAACTGCCCGTCAACTGCGGCGAAATACTCCTGACTGGCCAGATTGAGGACCGTGCCCGATCCTTCCTCTTCGACCAGATCGCGCAGCAGCCGGGCGATGCGCTCGCCCCACCAGTCGGTCAGCTTTTTCAGCCCCGCCTCGGGCGGCGCCCAGCGCGTGCCCATCTCCAGCCGATAGGGCCGGATCGCGTCGAGCGGACGCAGCAGGCCATACAATCCCGAGAGCATGCGCAGATGGTTCTGGGCAAAGGCGATGCCCTCCTCATGCAGCGTATCGACCTCAAAACCGGTGTAGACATCGCCCGCAAAGGCATAGAGCGCCGCGCGTTCGGGCAGATCGTCAAAATCACGGAACCGCTCGACATTGAGCTGGGCCAGACGCGGCGAGATATGCATCAGCTTGCCCAGTCTCTCCTCGGTGAGATGGGTGGCGGACCGCGCCAGACCATGCGCTTCCTCCCGAAAATGCGGCGTGGACAGCGTGAGCGGCGGCAGCGCCCGGTCGAAATCGAGGGTCTTGGCGGGGGAAAGCAAAGCGATCATGATCGGGGCCGGTAAAGGGCTTGCCGCCCCGCGTCAAACCGGCGCTTGGCGCCGGTTTGAAAATTCGGCGAGGCCGAATTTGCGGCTCACATCTCTCCGAACATGCGGCGCTGGTCGGCCTCGATCTCTTCGAGATAGCGGCGGCGGGCGTGTTTTTCGGTCAGCACGCCCAGCACCTTGCCTTTGTCGTCGACAACCGCCAGTTCGTCGGCGCTGGCCTCGTCGAAGGTTTCCAGAATTTGCCGCACGCCCATGGCCGGGGTCAGCACCCGGTCCACCAGCCGCGCCGCCTCATCGATCACCGCATCGGGCGACAGGGTCGCGGCATAGGCCGCCACCATCGGCACGACCCCGCCATAATGGCCCTGCTCATCGACAAGGATCGCTTTCGACACCGATCCCTGCGGCACCTGCTGGCGGAAACCGGCCACGCTGGTGCCGCTCTGCACCGCCACCCAGTCGCGGCGCATCATCCGCCCGGCGGTCAGCGTGGTCAGCCAGCCAATGTCGCGCGGCGAGCGAATGTCCGACCCGCGCACATGCAGCCGCCAGGTCGAGAAGGAATAGCCGAAAGCCTCACGCGTGACCGCGCTCGATACCAGAGCGGCGGTCAGCACCACCCCCATCAGTGCGAAATCATGGGTGATCTCCAGCATCAGCATGGCCAGCGTCATCGACCCGCCGACGATGGACACGCTCAGCGCCGCCATGCCGACCAGCGCGGCATCGTTGGGATCGATGGCGATGCCCCACAGATTGGCCACCTCGCCAAAGGCCTGCCCCGCCAGCGAGCCCAGAAACAGCGAGGCGAAGAACAGCCCCCCACGAAAGCCGCTGGCCAGCGAAATCACCGAGGCGGTGATCTTCAGCGCCAGCACCCCCAGCAGAAAGGCCACCGGCGGCTTGATCGCCAGATCGAGATGCAGCGCCCCATGCCCCGCCGACAGCGCCTGAGGCGACAGCCAGGCCACCGGCATCAGCAGCAGCGCGCCCAGCACCGGGCGCCACGGGCTTGAGCGGGTTATGGCCTGCATCACCCGCTCGGCGGCGGTGACCAGCCGCATCACGAAGATACCCAGCAGCGCGCAGACCAGCCCCAGAACCGCATAGGCGGCATAATCGCCCAGCGTGATAATGCGGTTGTCGGTGGCGGCCATCAGCCATGGCTCTGGCCCCAGCCAGCGCATCAGCGCGGCAGCCAGCAGCGAAGCGGCCACCACCGGCGCCACCGCCGCCGTGCTGTAGGTGCCGATCACGATCTCGAAGGCATAGAAGGCCCCGGCCAGCGGCGCGCCAAAAGCCGCGCCCACCCCCGCCCCGGCCCCCGCCCCCACCAGCGTGCGCAGATCGGCGCGGCGCAGATGCGCCTTCTGCCCCAGCCATGAGGCGAGCCCGCCGCCCAACTGTGCATAGGCCGCCTCCAGCCCCACCGAGGCGCCGCAGCCGTTGGAGATGACCGTCTGCGCGCCGATGATCAGATTGTCGAACATGGGAATGCGCCCGCCATGCAGCGCATTAGCTTCCACCACGTCGACGGGGGTAC from Novosphingobium sp. encodes:
- a CDS encoding LysR substrate-binding domain-containing protein translates to MELDDLSAFVTVVRAGGFREAARVSGLSASGLSEALRRLESRLGTRLLHRTTRSISTTEAGSSLFERLSPALREIGEALEAVHAQPDQPAGTLRLNVPANVAKTVLPGIIPRFLHAHPQIRVEVTVEDTHVDILASGADAGIRYEERLEQDMIALPIGPRRQRIITVAAPAYLAEHGRPQHPRDLLDHPCLRLRFSSGAMAIWEFEKGDEVIRIDPRGPLLVQPGSASDLLIDAAVEGLGVMRLFEDWLAPALQSGALERILPEWDEAFAGPMLYYSGRRQVPAPLRAFIDFTR
- a CDS encoding glycoside hydrolase family 125 protein, with amino-acid sequence MPTHRRTFLTSGTALLAGALASRSMAAPPPTPISPATPIPVPPAPGRTTDLNSRRPAPGDRKFTSPSVEARIAEISKQIADPELAWMFANCYPNTLDTTVRMGTVDGKPDAFVITGDIPCLWLRDSSAQVWPYLPLAKGDQQLQTLFNGLIARQARCLLIDPYANAFMQNPQARSDLSWAQRDLTDMKPGVAERKWELDSLCWTLRLAHGYWQATKDKRPFDALWASGARAALRTMREQQRLHDNGPYTFRRPDGNATETLMLGGYGAASRKVGLIHSMFRPSDDACTFPFLIPSNLFAASALKGLAKVAMEARGDAALARDANALALQLDRALLRYGRMTGPDGHPVWAYEVDGFGNGFFMDDANVPGLSSLAYLGAVPRNDPIFRRTAALCWSSRNPYFFKGEAGAGIGGPHVGLGMIWPMSLIVRAMTSDSPAEIRALLRTLKSSHAGTGFMHESFRQDDPRHYTRAWFAWANSLFGEMIMDVARRFPTVLAQPL
- the purT gene encoding formate-dependent phosphoribosylglycinamide formyltransferase, with translation MAFTATILLLGSGELGREFVIAAKRLGARVIACDAYEGAPAMQLADGFEVFSMLDGEKLRAAIAKHQPDFVVPEIEAIRTEVLAEVEAQGVNVVPSARATILTMNRDRIRDVAAQDLGLRTSRYRYAESLEEVREGAAFTGFPCVIKPVMSSSGKGQSTVRSAQDLEAAWTYAVANMRGDRQRVIVEEFIAFDYEITLLTIRARDGVHFCPPIGHRQERGDYQESWQPAAMSASAIADAQEMARKVVDDLGGYGLFGVEFFVKGEEVIFSELSPRPHDTGMVTLISQDLNEFDLHARAIMGLPIPQIALRGPSASAVLLADRDSAKFRYEGQAQALSTPGEAVDLRIFAKPTARPYRRMGVALARAQDTDSARRIAAEAAGKLSIVYED
- a CDS encoding SDR family NAD(P)-dependent oxidoreductase — protein: MSKGSAIVIGASGGIGAAFEAALIEEGAYEVVHGFARSRGGAQHLDLLDEASIAAAAAHVAKGPPPAMVIVATGLLHEGEHGPEKALRDLDPAWLAQLYAVNAVGPALVAKHFLPLMPKSGRTVFAALSARVASITDNRLGGWHGYRASKAALNMLIRNLAIEERRRNERAIVVALHPGTVDTALSRPFQANVPAGRLFDAERAALQLLDVIEELKGPDSGKLFDYEGQEIPF
- the yaaA gene encoding peroxide stress protein YaaA codes for the protein MIALLSPAKTLDFDRALPPLTLSTPHFREEAHGLARSATHLTEERLGKLMHISPRLAQLNVERFRDFDDLPERAALYAFAGDVYTGFEVDTLHEEGIAFAQNHLRMLSGLYGLLRPLDAIRPYRLEMGTRWAPPEAGLKKLTDWWGERIARLLRDLVEEEGSGTVLNLASQEYFAAVDGQLPGLRVIEVEFREPGPDGPRFISFHAKKARGMMARWMCEHHITDVDAMRGFDTDGYRFDAAESEPDRWRFTRA
- a CDS encoding chloride channel protein, whose product is MRSARLHRLRHGLILVRRRLRASEAAFIVLAALVGAMAGISTLIQSWLAHGLQHVFYGVTINRLSALASIRHPWRLLALPLGALALVGLNRWLALRGRTPVDVVEANALHGGRIPMFDNLIIGAQTVISNGCGASVGLEAAYAQLGGGLASWLGQKAHLRRADLRTLVGAGAGAGVGAAFGAPLAGAFYAFEIVIGTYSTAAVAPVVAASLLAAALMRWLGPEPWLMAATDNRIITLGDYAAYAVLGLVCALLGIFVMRLVTAAERVMQAITRSSPWRPVLGALLLMPVAWLSPQALSAGHGALHLDLAIKPPVAFLLGVLALKITASVISLASGFRGGLFFASLFLGSLAGQAFGEVANLWGIAIDPNDAALVGMAALSVSIVGGSMTLAMLMLEITHDFALMGVVLTAALVSSAVTREAFGYSFSTWRLHVRGSDIRSPRDIGWLTTLTAGRMMRRDWVAVQSGTSVAGFRQQVPQGSVSKAILVDEQGHYGGVVPMVAAYAATLSPDAVIDEAARLVDRVLTPAMGVRQILETFDEASADELAVVDDKGKVLGVLTEKHARRRYLEEIEADQRRMFGEM